In Ptychodera flava strain L36383 chromosome 6, AS_Pfla_20210202, whole genome shotgun sequence, the sequence cctttcaattttacacaaaagttaaatacaagCAGATAAACATCCTGTGATGAGAATAGTTACCCGAGAGAAGACTTGTTTGGTACTCATATCACAAAATGTCAAGAAGACACATCAGCATACACTATGTGAGTTTTCTTCTGTTCACCAAATGTCTCTCAGAGTCCAAAATCTCCAGTACATCCAAACCCTAGTGACTCTGCCACCCTGTAAGCAGTGGTTTGAAAGGGAGACTCTGAGTAAGTCTGAAGCTGTAAGCAATATATTCTTTGCTTTCTTTGTTACTAGTGGGAAGTTCATAAGatgaaaaaattgtctttccTTTCAGGGGTGTTGAGGCCAAACAGCCCAACTCCGCTATCAGAAAGTGTGTCCGTGTACAGCTTATCAAGAACGGAAAGAAAATCACAGCTTTTGTACCAAGAGATGGTTGTCTAAACTACATTGAAGTAAGTTTCTTCATGGGTTTTTTAGAGTTAATAAGCAAAATTGATGACCATCATGCTGCTTATGTGGTGTGTTTAAcaatacatttcacaaaaacttcagttttcttCTTACTTCAGTCTGCACCACATCTGCCAATCAGGTTGTACTTCCCTTCttgcaaattttatcatcttTCAAAAGACAACATTTTCATAGAGTTGTAAAGTGTAAACCTACTGCTTTGACTAGTTGTCCAGATTGGTTCTTCACTTCACTTACAATTATATAAATGTAAGTGATTGCTCAGCAAACTGTATGAACTTGTCAGATTATTTACCCAagatgtatttttttgtttccttACTTACAGGAAAACGATGAAGTCTTGGTGGCAGGTTTTGGAAGAAAAGGTCACGCTGTCGGTGATATTCCCGGTGTAAGATTCAAGGTTGTCAAAGTAGCCAATGTATCACTCTGGGCATTGTACAAAGAGAAGAAGGAAAGACCACGTTCATAATTTGTCAGAACTGTTGTGATATGTATTGAGAGATCTAATGTCAGTGTTTTCGCATTAAACACAGTTTTACAACAGAGAATTTGTGTCTTCATTTATTGGCATACATTGTCTGCTGTGATAATGTTGCATTCTGTCTTCTCAAAAACCAGTGAGATATCAGtaatgatactttttgttcaTAATTGACCACAACACTTATTTGATAACAATGTATATGGATATAATACATCAGAAATCTTAACAATGATCTGCAGTGGATTGTACCCTTCACAGATTTGATGTGTAAAATAAGATTCAGCacgcatgaattttttgtagcGACAAAATTCATGTGTACATTCCCCAATGGTCAAAATGGCACAGTTGGTTTGTTGACTGAAGCAATAAACATTTCTGTTCATGCCTGAAAGATGCTGTGCTACTGAAAAAGATTACAAATACAACTCATTCTtgcgagccagagcataatttccgctcTGCTGACCTACACAAAAATCTTAACGGGTAGCGcgaagctgttgccgtaaaaaGACGCATGGTTTATGACGAAGATCCAACTATGCAAATTTAGGCCTCCAGAGTTTAGTAGAATTGAGTGTATTTCATACATAGTGTTGAGACACATTGCAAGATATTTAGGGAGTGTAAATGTAGCTCAGTAAGGGATGCATGTTCTGATATTCCTTTAAGGACATACATTTTCTACAGCAAGAGATTTTTCACCAAGGTGCTTTTATGACCACTTATCTTAGTCAATGGAGCAACATCTTTCCACTGAGACATCCAGCAGGTCAAATCTGCTAGTGAAATGACACCCTTGTCTAACGACTGACCAAACCGTAGCACTTCAAATGAACCAGCAGATATTAGGCCAAACAGAATTGACTCAACTGTAGGTGACTGCATGTCTGCAGTTGAGAGCAAGGCAACCACCCATACCATCAACTAAGACATGAGGAAAACTAGTTCAATGCAGGTAATGAAATGGTGATTATCCAATACACTTCTTCCTACAAGATTCTCCAGCTGATAGTACAGATATATCGGGTTTCTCATTGTATGGCGAAGTATTGAAATCAATGACAGCACACTATTATTTTTGCAAGAAATACTTTAATTGTCAATGTATTAAATGGCACTTTGTGCATTCACACAATTATGAGTTTAAAAAATGTTGGTACACTCTGCCTTTTAATGCATAGAGACAGTTTGATCATAATGTGTTATTgcaaaacagtaaaaatatgGGTACTTGAGAGtttctgaaataaaatgcaattgttCCTAATAGGATGATAGTTATACAAAGACCAGAAGTTAAGGTACTACTGATTTCTAAACATGCCAATTTATCTGTAAAGATGTGTAACAGCATATAGAGGCAGTTAACCATTGTTACTTGGTTACGTTGATGCTGTAATCTTCAGTGCATGATTCTGGAACAAGCTTGTCCAATTCATACAGAGAAGGGCCTAGGGAAGTAATTCTAGCTCCACCAAGGCACTCCTCACCCTGGTATAACACTGCAAACTGTCCTGGTGTGACTGCCCTCAACGGCTCAGCCAGGGAAATGATTCCCTGCTTCTTCTCGTTGAGTGTCACTGTACATTTCACTAATGGATGTACATGGATGTGTTGAAAGCGAAACATACActgcattttattttcataaatcaaTTTTTCTGGAACCCTGTGTATCCAGTGCAATGGCCCTGTTACCATTGTCAAACAGAATAGTGAAGGATGGTAGGTGTTTGGTGCAACGCATACAGTTTGGGCATCTGCATCTTTTCCAGCCACAAACCATGCATGCTTCTGGCCACTTATGTTTGCCCTTTGACCTATCGTGAACAGATGACAACCATTATGCTGTCCAACAACTTTCCCATCTTCAACAGATATGAAATACCCAGGATTTGGCTCGACATATTCCTGGATAAACCTCTGAAATTTGCGATTCCCGATGAAACAGATTCCCATGCTCTCCTTCCTTTTCACAATCTTTTCCAGCCCAGCACTCATGGCGATGTCTCTAACCTCTGCCTTTGTAAGGTCACCAAGAGGGAACAGTGTCTTCTGCAGTGCTTTCTGGGAAATTTGTGACAGGAAAAAAGTCTGATCCTTAAGCGGATCTTTGCCTTTGAGCAATTTGACACCATTGTTGGCAACAGCATCTCGTTGGTACAAAATGTCATCCCCAACGTCAGTCCTGGCATAGTGTCCTGTTGCCAAGGCATCAGCTTGGAACTCCTCCACAGCATAGTTCAAAAATTTGTCAAACTTGATGTGTTTGTTGCACAGGATATCTGGATTTGGAGTTGTCCCAGTCTGGTATTCTCTGAGGAAATTTGCAAAGACATCATGCCAGTAGTCCTGCACAAAATTCACATGATAAAGTGGGATGTGCAGTTTGTCACACACATACTTGGCATCCTCAAAATCTACATCTGATTGGCAGACTCCGGTCTCATCCAACGAATCCCAGTTCTTCATGAACAGGCCGGTGACCCTGTGACCTTGTCTTTTCAACAGAAATGCTGCCACACTGCTGTCAACACCACCTGACATACCACAGACAATGTGCCGCAGTCTTTTTGCCATTACTCCTACACAAAAGATAATAACAAATAAAATCAGCTGGTTAGCTTGGCACCAAAAGTGCAACAACATCTTATAATTTGTGTCTGTTTATCTATTAATCTGTTGTTTGAAtatgttattttcatttttaaacacaACTTCCTGTTCTGTCATTTCAAAGGAAGAAAAGATAATCTGCAATGGGATTGTTTGCGAATGGCATCATTGTATTCACATGCCAAaacatgtgtgtgtatgtaccgTGAATTGCCATGAggacatctctctctctctctctctctctctctctctctctctctatatatatatatatatatatatatatatatatgaggacATCTtaaaatatatgatatatatatgaggGCATcttaaaatatgatatatatatatatatatatatatatatatatatatatatatatatatatatatatatatatatgtgcacTGATGATGCATTAttccattttgttgttgttgttatgtgGTTATATGATATCCTTCCTTTGAGGAGGCGGACCCTCCATCAAGGTAATAGTGTTCTGGTCGTCTGTATCTATTAAACGTGTACGTAGAACATGTCAATCAAATATAAAACGTCAAGAAATTAGTTCAATCATAGAAGTACGTCCACGCTTCAATAGAAGATACTAGATTAGTTCTTGTCTGAGGGTTCACACTGACACTAACTTTGGTAGAATGTAATAATATGTTCTTCTTTGATTTGCTGTGCTGTATATAGCATAATTTCACGGCAAATCTAGTCATTTCGTAAACAGATCTTCCGCTCCACAATATCTATGGATATggtttacatccatggtttaaTACttttatcacagtccctctatagggACTGTGCTTTTATCATGGCTTCGCGAAGCGGCGATCGAAGCGCTAGGCTGTCCACATACGATGTGATACTGTAGGAAGGTAATGTTCGGGCTGAAAACAGCTCATTACAAACCCTTTCTGATTCAAAGATCCATACCTTGATCAGTTTGAGAACCGTAGTCGAGGTTGCACCGGCAGACACTGTTTCGTTCTGTGGGCGAGCTGATGAGCCACACACCTTCCGCATGTTCCGACTTCACTGATGTAACTGACCTCAGCTTAGGTTAAAGGTCACTTGGAGACGGTTAACTTACTACGACTGCGCAGTACTAAGGACGCCATACTTTAGAAGTTTGAACAGAATGGATAACGTTTTGTCCCCTTGACCGGCtcgttttcatttaaattaagtGTTATATTCGACCCAAAGTAGAAACATACCGAAGATCATCCACGAAAATGCCGGTGCGCTTCAAGGTAATGTAACAGCACTTTCTATTACATCGCATACAACTGCAACTTCGATGTTCAAACCAGATAAGGTTACTGTGCCACCTACGGTAGGTAGCTGGGAACTTGACTGTTGATGAAAGCCATGATTGATGTACCTTGTTCTTTAGTCGGTCACAAGAGGTTTGATCAAGTTTACTGAAATACTGTTAACGTAATCTCAGTAACATTTTATGATACTTAACGGCACCAGACAATTTATCAATCCTTGGAAACTCGTTTGCGTTTAAATTTACCGAAAAATGAACAGTGAGAGAACATGATGcttttgttattgttttgatGACAAGTCCTCTGCAAGTTGTGTACAACTTTCACTGCGAGGTTTATTCCGCATCAGGCGTCTTTTCTGGAACGTGATCCCTTTAATCATCCACGGTGCAACACTTTAAATATACCACAATAGCTTTTCCCGCGTCTGGACCACCTTTAATGGGGGTTTCCTTTGTTATTTGTTTGGATTGAATTTTCACATGTCACAACATGCAGCATAGCGGTCAGTTGGAAGCGGACAGAATTTTAAAAGCTCGAGATTCACTGCCATTCCGTCGGCCAGTTTAAACCATTATCGCTGCTCAGGTTGTCTGCAACTATCACCATAGATTCCTTTCTGCTGAAGCAATTTTAGGATTTTGTTCTGAGTGTAAACTTAACTGATGCTCCCTTTAAATCTACTTTTTTAAAGAAGATTGCTTGCAAAATGAAGCTAACTGATGTCAAAGTAAGTGCTGATACAATTCACCCTCACAGCTGAGATTTTCTACTAATAATGACTGTCACAATTATTGTGATGAAGTTATGTCTAGTGTGTTCCTCTTATCATGCCATACATGCTGCTCTGTCTTATGATGGTGAGAATTACAAAGAAATTTCATGAAGTCAATAACgctatttctttctttgtgttAAAATTGTCTTTCTGCAGGTCAGTTCAGAGTACAACAACACCTTCAAATGGcatgattcaagaaaatcagcTTCTTTCAAACCCTCACCGGAGCAAGAGGCACTTGAAGCTGGTTTGAAATCTGCTGATTTAAGTGAGTAAAATTTGCCACATTTTTGGAACAACATCATAGCAGGGTAAAG encodes:
- the LOC139135718 gene encoding small ribosomal subunit protein uS12, with amino-acid sequence MGKPRGLRTARKLRTTRREQRWHDNDYKKAHSSTALKANPFGGASHAKGIVLEKVGVEAKQPNSAIRKCVRVQLIKNGKKITAFVPRDGCLNYIEENDEVLVAGFGRKGHAVGDIPGVRFKVVKVANVSLWALYKEKKERPRS
- the LOC139135716 gene encoding mitochondrial tRNA-specific 2-thiouridylase 1-like, with the protein product MAKRLRHIVCGMSGGVDSSVAAFLLKRQGHRVTGLFMKNWDSLDETGVCQSDVDFEDAKYVCDKLHIPLYHVNFVQDYWHDVFANFLREYQTGTTPNPDILCNKHIKFDKFLNYAVEEFQADALATGHYARTDVGDDILYQRDAVANNGVKLLKGKDPLKDQTFFLSQISQKALQKTLFPLGDLTKAEVRDIAMSAGLEKIVKRKESMGICFIGNRKFQRFIQEYVEPNPGYFISVEDGKVVGQHNGCHLFTIGQRANISGQKHAWFVAGKDADAQTVCVAPNTYHPSLFCLTMVTGPLHWIHRVPEKLIYENKMQCMFRFQHIHVHPLVKCTVTLNEKKQGIISLAEPLRAVTPGQFAVLYQGEECLGGARITSLGPSLYELDKLVPESCTEDYSINVTK